Below is a genomic region from Bradyrhizobium sp. 1(2017).
GCCGTCACCGGCGCCTTGCATGACGGCGGCGCCCTGCTCTGCCGACAGCGGCGCGGCGACGTCAGGCGACAGCAGCCCGGCAAAGAATCCGTTCAGCCAGGAGCGCTGCGCGTCGGAGAACGGCGCGCTGGCGGGAATGATGTCGAGCCTGGGCGGAGGCGTGATCTGGTTCATGCGGACACCTGTGCATCGGCAAGCTTGCGCAGCGTTTCGCCGTCATGGCGGCGCGCAAAGGAGAGAAAGGTTTCGTCGGCAGACGCGCGATGGGCGATATAGGCCTTGAGCAGTCCTTCGACCGTCTTCGGCGCGTCCTCGGCCTTGAGGTCGTGATAGACCTCCTGGCCGACATCCGCGTCGGGGCCGAACCCGCCGCCGGTGAAGAGGTGATAACCCTCGACCGTGTCCTCTTCGCCAACCGGCACGCGCGCGCCAATCAGGCCGATGTCGCTGATGTAATGCTGCGCGCAGGAATGGTGACAGCCGGTGACATGGATGTTGACCGGCTTGTCCATCGCGACGCGCGGCTCGCACCAGTCGCCGATCTCGGCGGCATGGCGCTTGGTGTTCGCCGCGGCAAAGCGGCAGCCGGCATTGCCGGTGCAGGCGATCAGCCCGGCGCGGATGTGCGAGGCCTCGACGGCGAGCCCGATCTGCTTGATTGCCGCGACGGCGAGCTCGACATTCTCGTCGCGCACGCCCGATATCAGCAGGTTCTGCCAGACCGTGAGGCGGATCTCGCCGTCGCCGAGATCCCGCGCGACCTTGGCAAGGCCGCGCATCTGGTCGCAGCTGAGCTTGCCGAGCGTCAGCGACACGCCGATCCAGTTGAGGCCGTCCTGCTTCTGCTTGTGCACGCCGACATGCGCCATGCGGTCCGCCGCCGGTCGCGGAAGAAACGCCTCTTCGGGCACGCGGGTGAACGGCGTCTTCAGCCGCTCCTCGACGTGCCCCAGGAAGCCGTCATGGCCCATGGCGTCGAGCACATATTTCAGCCGCGCCTTGTTGCGGTTGGTGCGGTCGCCATGGTCGATGAACACGCGCACGATGGCATCGGCGACGGCGGTGGCGTGCTCCGGTTTGACGATGATGCCGGAATATTTCGCGAAATCCTTGTGGCCGGTGATGCCGCCGAGGCCGAGGCGGAACCAGATGCCGGGCTCGACGCCAAATCCGTCCTTCACCTCGTACGCCGTGAACGCGATGTCGTTGGTTTCTTCCAGCACCGCGATCCTGCCGGCGCCGTCGAATGCGACGTTGAACTTGCGCGGCAGGCCGTAGAGCGAGCGATCGTTGAGGATGTGATAGTGCCACTCGCGCGCATAGGGCCGCGTGTCGATCAGCTCTTGCGGATCGATGCCGGCGGTCGGCGTTCCCGTCACGTTGCGGATGTTGTCGGCGCCGGAGCCGCGCGAGCACAGGCCGAGGTCCTGGATGCCCTCGATCAGCTTGATCGCATTCTTTGGCGGGATCTCGCGAAGCTGGAGATTGGCGCGCGTCGTGACGTGGCTGTAGGGGCCGCAGAGCTCGTCGGCGAGATCGGCCAGGCCTGACAGCTGCCAGTGCTTCATGATGCCGTTCGGAATCCGCAGGCGGCTCATGTAGGAGTCCTGCGTCGGCGCGACATAGAAGATGCCGTAATAGCGCCAGCGGAAATTATCCGCCGGGCTCGGCGGCACGTTGTCGAGCGCCTGCTGGCGCAGCCGCGGATAGGCATCGAAGGGATGCTCATCGCGCTTGAACTTCTCCTGGTCGGCGAGCTTCTTGCCGGATGCGATGACCTTGTCCTGCGCCTTGATGTGCACGGCATCGGGACCGGTGGGCTCGGCACTCGCCTTGCCGGCGCCACCACCGCCCAGACCGCGCCCGACCCGGCTGATCTGCAAACCGGTCGTGAAGCCCTCGAGATAGCGTTTCTGCTCGTCGGTAAAGTCGACTGCGAGCGTATCGATTTTCATGGTCGGGAACGAAGCTCCTGCGGCCACCGGGGTGGCATCGACGGACATAGGCGCGACCCGAAAGGGAACCTGCTGGCACGAGAGCCGGCCTGGCCACCCAACGGTCCGATCAGCTTCGTTGCTGCGGGACTCGGCTCAGCAGGCACCTGTGACAAGCTGGCCGCACTGCAACATTCAAGTTGCGTGCCAGCTTCTGCGAAATAAAAGATTTGATGATTTCAATGGGTTAGTGACACTGCGGAAAAATTCCGGCGGCGGAAAGGCTCATGAAATTCGTGCAG
It encodes:
- a CDS encoding NirA family protein is translated as MKIDTLAVDFTDEQKRYLEGFTTGLQISRVGRGLGGGGAGKASAEPTGPDAVHIKAQDKVIASGKKLADQEKFKRDEHPFDAYPRLRQQALDNVPPSPADNFRWRYYGIFYVAPTQDSYMSRLRIPNGIMKHWQLSGLADLADELCGPYSHVTTRANLQLREIPPKNAIKLIEGIQDLGLCSRGSGADNIRNVTGTPTAGIDPQELIDTRPYAREWHYHILNDRSLYGLPRKFNVAFDGAGRIAVLEETNDIAFTAYEVKDGFGVEPGIWFRLGLGGITGHKDFAKYSGIIVKPEHATAVADAIVRVFIDHGDRTNRNKARLKYVLDAMGHDGFLGHVEERLKTPFTRVPEEAFLPRPAADRMAHVGVHKQKQDGLNWIGVSLTLGKLSCDQMRGLAKVARDLGDGEIRLTVWQNLLISGVRDENVELAVAAIKQIGLAVEASHIRAGLIACTGNAGCRFAAANTKRHAAEIGDWCEPRVAMDKPVNIHVTGCHHSCAQHYISDIGLIGARVPVGEEDTVEGYHLFTGGGFGPDADVGQEVYHDLKAEDAPKTVEGLLKAYIAHRASADETFLSFARRHDGETLRKLADAQVSA